Proteins found in one Melospiza melodia melodia isolate bMelMel2 chromosome 13, bMelMel2.pri, whole genome shotgun sequence genomic segment:
- the LOC134424498 gene encoding hydrocephalus-inducing protein homolog, with amino-acid sequence MSHQITERLMGHSHVAGLTPSAFQKEMSLNTKQRLARAKKLSLPPIVQPQDKPGTSHHKFSAAAPEQRSFQPCPPEVVFQNYSPGEVCEVPLVLRNRDKVPHLVKVTLKSSPYFQLVGPNDVCRKVPPGLYTTVRILFTPGQRKDYFHQLLCTTENEEFIVPIWAIGGRAILDFPDQLDFSTCPVKYTTQKTLLVHNVGNRPACYELSTQSPFSVTPAMGTLDVGDAVEVAVEFRPLKTGDHSRSLVVHYDTGEDTHTSLHARAVDAHIRLDRNTVTLEKTYITMSNSATVLIHNRSDITARFQWKAVDTEEQEEQLRQRQYHRIYQQQRHKLYSFLKEREVDITCRERLALLNHTFQSEVAKIRGDPMLLDDDIFSLVPKEGEIMPKCSAEISVFFTPQAAQVYERTVYCDISGRENRLPLLLMGEGLGPRVHLHFEELNIGEVFVRVTHRYEAYLINKGPIEAPFKLIPPTTAMGSCFTFLPQEGIVAPEKLQAIRVSFCPTIRGEFEEQFYFHVAESPKPVIFTVRGSVIGPTFHFDVPALHFGDIAFGFPHTLKCCLFNTSLTPMGFSLYIPGDGLGVPSVSSTTQIGKPSSQLWRKEVRVLIRPQEFTINPHSGTVRALGSQDIKVTLCPNTVGDYNLELVLDVEDVGRKVFALPLTARCIVPTLRVLNPVVELGHCCLKVLYDEKVTLVNDSDFPGCYCLLPQVWPCIHLLPSDFTGGVIRGIKGCQEHKEEAAAWYSSLAPSGIIEAHSSVQIPITLQAQLLGQCSITAKLAVFGRPGSPLNLVFKDGCAAAKAGKVLWAKVEHLNEAGRRAIIVPSLGMLLELAVFLKLPLLHLLTFPTFFLEQEIRLECVGQGPVVYVHPREINFGSIPVLEDCSKTLHLANQCKIPAAFQVEMAVERSCWRIEPSKGVVPPSSEVSVAVIANLNDTVKFQEKLKVFIENNPVTIIPLQAVGVGTTVVSDKPLVPKLDLKSCFSFSRCFYHFQLTNRGRRTQRLYWSTEGFRTFRRSARAPAPAGPPGKGAPPMPRPGSPVFKLCPAQVDLRPGQTVDMVLEGCSSTVQEVKERLLCHAVVGKETAKKQILQTDVICNFICPAVQMSPRAIAFRVEKKPSDVLTLQYQPLTLKNTSSLPFSVVLDVEQPFLVCNVNRKPLPANCKPVRVDVGKELHLCICFNPAYKNSLISWVVKKVLRVSFVEHPHVEKIPLRGEVYFPNLHLPTKAVDFGCIINDTEQELKMEMTNCSPLPVNYHWSFLTDSQVHPFTT; translated from the exons ATGTCCCATCAAATCACAGAGAGACTCATGGGACACAGCCATGTGGCTGGA CTGActccctctgccttccagaaggagATGTCTCTCAACACCAAGCAGAGGCTGGCCAGAGCTAAGAAGCTGAGTCTGCCTCCCATTGTCCAGCCTCAAGACAAGCCTGGGACCTCCCATCACAAG TtctcagcagctgccccagagcagcgCTCGTTTCAGCCTTGCCCACCAGAGGTGGTGTTTCAGAACTACAGCCCCGGTGAGGTCTGTGAAGTGCCGCTGGTTCTGAGGAACAGGGACAAG GTTCCTCACTTGGTGAAGGTCACCTTGAAGAGCTCACCTTATTTCCAGCTGGTGGGCCCCAATGACGTGTGCCGCAAGGTGCCACCGGGCCTCTACACCACTGTCCGCATCCTCTTCACCCCTGGGCAGAGAAAG GATTATTTCCACCAGCTCCTCTGCACCACTGAAAATGAAGAGTTCATTGTGCCAATTTGGGCCATCGGTGGCCGAGCCATCCTGGACTTCCCTGACCAGCTGGACTTCTCCACCTGTCCGGTCAAGTACACGACCCAGAAGACCCTGCTGGTTCACAATGTTGGAAACCGGCCTGCTTGTTACGAGCTCAGCACCCAGAG CCCTTTCTCTGTCACTCCGGCCATGGGAACTCTGGATGTTGGTGATGCCGTGGAGGTGGCAGTGGAATTTCGGCCACTGAAGACTGGTGACCATTCCAGGTCCCTTGTTGTGCACTACGacacag GTGAAGACACCCACACAAGCCTTCATGCCAGAGCTGTGGATGCCCACATCAGGCTGGACAGGAATACTGTGACCCTGGAGAAGACGTACATCACCATGTCAAACAGCGCAACTGTGCTCATCCACAACCGCAGCGACATCACAGCCCGCTTCCAGTGGAAGGCTGTGGATACTGAGGAACAGGAGGAACAGCTGAGGCAGAG GCAGTATCACAGGATATACCAGCAGCAAAGGCACAAGTTGTATAGTTTTCTGAAGGAGCGTGAAGTGGACATCACTTGCCGAGAACGCCTTGCTCTTCTCAACCACACCTTCCAGAGTGAGGTAGCAAAGATCAGAGGAGATCCCATGCTGTTAGACGATGACATTTTCTCCCTTGTGCCAAAG GAGGGTGAGATCATGCCGAAGTGCTCGGCTGAAATCAGCGTGTTCTTCACGCCCCAGGCAGCCCAGGTCTATGAGCGAACAGTTTACTGTGACATCTCAG GCCGTGAGAACAGGCTGCCCCTGCTCCTCATGGGGGAAGGCCTCGGGCCCCGGGTCCATCTCCACTTTGAGGAACTGAACATCGGGGAGGTTTTTGTCAGAGTAACCCACAGATATGAG gcaTACCTGATCAACAAGGGGCCTATTGAGGCTCCCTTCAAACTCATCCCTCCAACCACAGCCATGGGCTCCTGCTTCACCTTCCTGCCCCAGGAGGGCATCGtggcaccagagaagctccaggccATCCGGGTCTCCTTCTGTCCCACCATCCGGGGGGAGTTTGAGGAACAATTCTATTTCCATGTGGCTGAATCCCCTAAGCCTGTGATCTTCACTGTCAG gggctctgTGATAGGACCCACTTTCCATTTTGATGTGCCCGCCCTGCACTTCGGTGACATCGCCTTTG GTTTTCCTCATACCTTGAAGTGTTGCCTGTTTAACACCTCCCTGACACCCATGGGCTTCTCCCTCTACATTCCTGGGGATGGCTTGGGAGTGCCCAGTGTTAGCAGCACTACTCAGATAGGCAAACCCAGCAGCCAGTTGTGGAGGAAGGAAGTTCGAGTTCTGATAAGGCCACAGGAATTTACCATAAACCCCCACAGCGGGACCGTCCGTGCCCTGGGATCCCAGGATATCAAG GTCACCCTGTGTCCCAACACTGTTGGGGACTACAATCTGGAGCTGGTGCTGGACGTGGAAGATGTTGGCAGGAAGGTGTTTGCACTGCCCCTCACAGCCAG GTGCATCGTTCCTACTCTGCGAGTGCTCAACCCTGTCGTGGAACTGGGGCACTGCTGCTTGAAGGTGCTCTATGATGAGAAGGTGACCCTGGTGAATGACAGTGACTTCCCAGGCTGCTACTGTCTTCTCCCTCAGGTTTGGCCTTGCATCCATCTCCTCCCCTCAGATTTTACTGGGGGGGTTATTAGGGGAATAAAAGG CTGCCAGGAACACAAGGAGGAGGCTGCTGCGTGGTACTCCAGCCTTGCACCCTCTGGGATTATCGAGGCTCACAGCTCGGTGCAGATCCCAATTACACTCCAGGCCCAGTTGCTGGGACAGTGCAGCATCACTGCCAAGCTGGCCGTGTTTGGGAGACCAGGATCCCCACTG AACTTAGTGTTCAAGGATGGCTGTGCAGCAGCAAAGGCTGGGAAGGTGCTTTGGGCCAAGGTGGAGCATTTGAATGAAGCAGGCAGGAG GGCCATCATTGTCCCCAGTCTAGGAATGCTCTTGGAGCTGGCTGTGTTTTTAAAACTGCCTTTGTTGCATCTTTTGACCTTTCCTACCTTCTTCCTGGAACAGGAAATCCGTTTAGAGTGCGTTGGCCAGGGCCCCGTTGTCTATGTCCATCCCAGGGAGATAAACTTCGGCTCTATCCCAGTCCTAGAGGATTGTTCCAAAACTCTCCACCTCGCCAATCAGTGTAAGATTCCTGCAGCCTTCCAGGTGGAGATG GCTGTGGAACGTTCCTGCTGGAGGATTGAGCCCAGTAAAGGAGTGGTCCCCCCCAGTTCTGAGGTGTCCGTGGCTGTCATAGCTAACCTGAATGACACAGTGAAATTCCAGGAGAAGCTGAAGGTGTTCATTGAGAACAACCCTGTGACCATcatccctctccaggctgtgggCGTTGGCACCACAGTTGTCTCGGACAAACCTCTTGTTCCGAAGCTCGACTTGAAGTCCTGCTTCAG CTTCAGTCGCTGCTTTTACCACTTCCAGCTGACGAACAGAGGCCGCCGCACGCAGCGGCTCTACTGGAGCACGGAAGGGTTCCGCACCTTCCGCCGCAGCGCGCGGGCCCCGGCCCCCGCGGGCCCCCCGGGCAAAGGGGCTCCCCCCATGCCCAGGCCTGGCAGCCCCGTGTTCAAGCTGTGCCCAGCGCAGGTGGACCTGAGGCCGGGCCAGACTGTGGACATGGTGCTGGAAGGCTGCTCCAGCACTGTCCAG GAGGTGAAGGAGCGGCTGCTGTGCCACGCTGTGGTGGGGAAAGAGACAGCAAAGAAACAGATCCTGCAAACAGATGTCATCTGCAACTTCATCTGCCCTGCAGTGCAAATGTCCCCCAGAGCCATCGCTTTCCGTGTGGAAAAG AAACCCAGTGATGTCCTGACACTGCAGTACCAGCCGCTGACCTTAAAAAACACCAGCTCCCTGCCATTCAGCGTGGTGCTGGACGTGGAGCAGCCCTTCCTGGTCTGCAATGTGAACCGGAAGCCCCTCCCTGCAAATTGCAAG CCTGTGAGAGTGGATGTAGGGAAGGAACTTCATCTCTGCATCTGCTTTAACCCAGCTTATAAGAACAGTCTGATCAGCTGGGTGGTAAAGAAGGTTCTCAGGGTGAGCTTCGTGGAGCATCCTCATGTGGAGAAGATCCCTCTTCGGGGGGAAGTCTACTTCCCAAATCTCCACCTCCCCACCAAGGCCGTGGACTTTGGCTGCATCATAAATGACACTGAACAAGAGTTGAAGATGGAGATGACCAACTGCAGCCCACTCCCTGTCAACTACCACTGGTCATTCCTGACAGACAGCCAG GTTCATCCCTTCACCACCTAA